The sequence below is a genomic window from Dyadobacter chenwenxiniae.
TAAAAAAACGGCTGCCGGTATCGATCATTTTGATCATACCACGAATCATCATTTCAGCAGCAGTAAAGTCGGCAATTACACCGTCTTTAAGTGGGCGGATTGTTTTGATATTCTCGTTGGTCTTCTCATGCATTTGCATAGCTGTGTGTCCGATAGCCAAAACTTTGCCTGTGGTTTTGTCCATGGCAATGATCGAAGGCTCGTCAACAACTACTGTATCTTTATGGATGATGAGGGTATTGGCAGTACCCAAATCGATCGCTATATCGCTCGTCAAAAAATCAAACAATCCCATATATTTTTTTAAAATTTTCGCTCACTTTGATTTCAGGATGGCAAAATTACAGATTATTAACCACAAACAAAGGCATTTAAAAAATTTCGGCATATGGCCGTTTTAGCCCTGAAAACGGCTGTTACGACGCGTTGTAGAATAGAATTTACAAAACCTGTGTACCTTTGTTTTTACTATGGGAATCAGAGCACTATTGAGTGAGCCGCTGGCTCGATACATCGTACAGCAACAACAAGATTGGATCTCACGAAGCGTCGAAGTGCAGGAAAAATGGAGGAAGGATTTGGTAAAAAAAGCCTTGCATACGCAGTTCGGGAAAGACCATTTTTTCAAAGACATTAACTCCTATTCCGACTTCCGGGAAGCGGTGCCGGTTCATGATTATGAAGACCTTCATATTTATATTGATAAGGTCAAAAACGGTGAAGAAGACATTCTCTGGCCAGGAAAACCACTATATTTTGCCAAAACGTCAGGCACAACATCCGGGACAAAATATATTCCCATTTCCAGGGACTCGATTTCAAACCATATTGACTCCGCCCGTAATGCCATTTTGACGTATATAGCGGAGACAAAAAAAGCGCAGTTTCTTGATAAAAAGCTCATTTTTCTATCAGGAAGCCCGGTGCTGACAGAGACCGGCGGCGTACTGACAGGGCGGTTGTCAGGTATTTCCAATCACCACGTGCCGGGTTACCTGAAATCAAACCAGATGCCGAGTTACGAAACCAACTGCATTGAAGATTGGGAGACGAAATTGGACAAAATCATCGACGAAACGCTCGATCAGCCCATGTCATTGATCTCAGGCATTCCGCCCTGGGTGCAGATGTATTTCGACAAGATTACCGAAAGAACAGGCAAAAAAATCAAAGACGTTTTTCCTGATTTTTCACTTTTCATTTACGGGGGCGTCAATTTTGAGCCTTACAGGGCCAAATTGTTCGAATCCATCGGCAAACGAATTGACTCGATTGAGCTCTACCCTGCTTCCGAAGGATTTTTTGCCTACCAAAATTCCCAGCAAGACGACGGCTTGCTTCTGCTCTTGGACACCGGGATTTTCTACGAATTTATTCCTGTTGAAAACTTTTTTGACGAAAAACCAAAGCGGTTATCCATCGGTGAGGTTGAAATTGGCCAGAACTATGCGGTGATCGTTAATAACAATGCTGGTTTATGGGGTTATTCGCTGGGCGACACAGTCAGGTTTGTCTCGTTAAATCCTTATAAAATTCTGGTTACGGGAAGGATCAAGCATTTCATATCTGCATTTGGCGAGCACGTGATTGGTGAAGAGATTGAAAAAGCCTTGCGTTATGCGATGGAACGGCATCCGGAGGTCGAGGTGATCGAGTTTACGGTTGCGCCTATGGTAAATTCGGAAAATGGAGGGCTTCCTTATCATGAATGGTTAGTGGAATTCGCTGTTGAGCCTAATAACAAGGAACAATTCGTGGCCGACATTGATAGAAGGCTTACCGAACTCAACATCTATTATAAGGATTTGATCAAAGGCAGCATTTTGAAAACATTGGAATTGGTGCCCTTGCGTAAAAACTCGTTTATAGACTTTATGCGCGCCAATGGCAAACTAGGCGGCCAGAACAAAGTGCCGAGACTGGCGAACGACCGAAAAATTGCGGACGAGCTGATCAACATTAACCGGCAGTAATTTAACCTAAGCATCAGGATGAAAAAAAATATAGCGATTCTAGGATCAACGGGTTCGATCGGGACGCAGGCATTGGAAGTGATTGAAGCGAATCCTGAGATTTTTTCGGTTACCGTTCTTACTGCGCAGGATAATGCAGATCTGCTGATCGAACAGGCAGTGAAGTTTCTGCCAAAAGAAGTGGTTATCGGCAATAAAAAGCTTCTTGAAAAGGTAAAATCTGCACTCTCAGCCTATCACATTAAGGTTTATAGTGGCATTGAAGCATTGGTTTCCGTTGTGGAAACGGATGATATTGACACGGTGCTTACGGCAATGGTCGGTTATGCAGGCCTTTTGCCAACCATTCACGCCATTAAAGCAGGAAAGGACATTGCACTGGCTAATAAAGAAACGCTGGTTGTGGCGGGAGAACTCATAACAGGACTTGCAAAACAATACGGCGTCAACATTTATCCGGTCGACTCTGAGCATTCTGCCATTTTCCAATGCCTGGTTGGGGAAGAGGCGAATAAGATCGAAAAGATCATATTAACCGCCTCTGGCGGGCCGTTTCGTGGCAAAGACCGTGCATATCTGGCCAATGTTACCAAGGAGCAAGCATTAAAGCATCCGAATTGGAGCATGGGCGCAAAAATTACCATTGATTCGGCTACGCTGATGAACAAAGGCCTGGAAGTGATCGAGGCCAAATGGTTATTTGATCTAGAAGCGTCACAGATAGACGTCATCGTTCACCCGCAAAGCATTATCCACTCGCTTGTGCAATTCGAAGACGGCAGCATCAAAGCGCAAATGGGGCTGCCTGATATGAAACTCCCGATCCAATACGCCTTGCGTTATCCGGCCCGTCTGAAATCGGCCTTCCCCAGGTTTAATTTTACCGATTATCCCTCCTTAACCTTCGAAAAGCCGGATCTTGACACTTTCAGGAACCTTGCCATTGCTTATGAAGTGTTGGAAAAAGGAGGAAATGCAGCCTGCATTATCAATGCGGCCAATGAAATTGCGGTAGAAGCGTTTCTTCGGGGTAAGATCGGATTTCTTGAAATTTCTGATCTTATCATTGAAAGCCTTGCCAAAATATCCTACATTTCCACCCCGACGTATTCCGATTACGTTCAAACAAATGAGGCGACAAGGCGTTTTGCTTCCGAACTGATTCAGGTAAAAGTTTAATGAAAACCACCTTTCTAAAATACTTATCAGTAGCGCTTGCCAGCACGCTAAAATTTTTCGGCGGCCCCATTGCAGGCGTTGTATTGAAATTAACCTGGATTGAAACAGCCATATGCTCAGCAATAGGCATGATGTTCAGCGTGCTAATTCTCACTTATGTAGGCGGCGCAATTCAGGATTTTATCAAAAAGAGGAGAAAAACACCGCCGAAGAAATTCAGTCGGACTAATCGCATTGCAGTAAATATCTGGAAGCGTTTTGGCATCATAGGCATTGCGTTTCTTACGCCACCATTGTTTACGCCACTTTTCGGGCCAATCTTAGCAGTCGCTTTCAAAGTGCCGCGCGCGTCGATTTTCTTGTGGATGTCCACAAGCGCTATCATTTGGGGGTTAGCCATTTCTTACATTGCGCATAAAATGACTTTTATCCAGGAATGGATCAAATAAATTGCGTGTGACGGCCACCGGCTAACGAATAGCGGCTAACGTTTAGCGCCTGAGGATCAGCGGCTGATCCTCAGCGGCTGATCCTCAGCGGCTGACTTCCTTCTTCGGAGCAGTGGATTTCTTCATGAAATCGCCTTGTGAGAAGTATTTTTCAATAAGGCAATACATTAAAATGAAGAAGTAGCGGCTTCCCATTTCTTTAATTTTCAACTTAGATTCGCCGTATTTGCGATTTGTCCAGCTATTCGGCACAACAGCATAATTGTAGCCGCGCACCATTGCTTTCAGGGGAAGTTCAATAGTCAGATTGAAGTGAGGCGCCAGAAACGGCTTTATTCCATCGATAGTTTCTCTTTTATAGAGTTTAAAAGCGTTGGTTGTGTCATTGTATTTGATGCCCATCACCATCTTTACAATAAAATTCGCAACCCGGTTGATTACTTTTTTCAACGCCGGATAATCGACCACTTTTCCGCCTTTTTCCCATCTGGATCCAAAAACACAATCATAATCACCGTCCAGCATTTTGTAATAATATTTTACCAAATCCTCCGGATCATCGGACATATCAGCCATGAAAACAGCGACACAATCACCTTTGAAGCGCTCTAATCCATATCTTACGGCATAACCGAAGCCGTTAGGGCCAGGATTTGTGTAGTAAACCAATGTTGGGATTTGAAGGGATAGTTCGTCCAGCACACGAAGTGTTCCGTCTTTGGAATTATCGTTTGTGACGCAGATTTCGTGCGGAATATTGTATTTATTTAATGTTTGGTGCAGCGATGTCAGAGTGTGTGTAATCGATTCCTCCTCATTATATGCTGGTATTACGACGCTTAGCTTCATGGATTGCAGTTGTTGAGAACAGTACAAATTAAAGATTATTAATTCTAACTGCCAATTTTTTCAAATAAGGATAGCTGCTCGTCGTAGCGCGCCAATGTCTTTGAGACGATTGGATCATATTTATGGTCCAGCCATCTATTGACATTCTCAAACATATCCCGCCTGTTCTGCCAAAATTTCTGATTTGTATTCGAGTGAACATTGCTAAGCCCCGCGCTATGCTTGCGATACACACCCATAGGCTCAGGGAAATAACCAATTTTGCCTTGCGCCGCCAGCTGAATAATCACCGCCCAGTCGCCCGCTGCCGCTTTTGCATGCCAGTCTGCAAAGTCGTTTTGGAGAAAATGATTCCTATAAACCCAACTTGCAGTCGCCATAAACCACTTGTCTTCCAAAATATCTTCAATAGTCGAGACTAATTTTTGATCCGGAGCATTAAAAAAATGTTCTGGCGACCCATCTTCGTAGGTCACCAGAACATTATGATGGGATATAGCAAATTCCGGATTCGCATCAAGAAAGTCAACTTGTTTTTGCAGTTTCAACGGATCAGTCCAATAGTCATCACCCTCACACATGGCCACATATTCGCCTTTACAAGCTTTCAACAGTTGCAGCACATTATTCCGCCCCGCAAACTCCCGCGGCTCCTTAGGCCCCTGATTTTCAGAATGCAAAAATGCCCGAATCGTTCCCGGGTTTTTCTCTTGATATTCCCGGATAATAGCAGGTGTCGCATCCGTAGAAGCATCATCCCCAATCACAATCTCAAAATCAAAATTCGTAACCTGCATCAAAGCCCCATCAAGCATCTGCTTAATGTAGTTTTCATGATTAAATGCAGGAACGCAAACGGAAAGTTTCATTTTCAGCTAAAAACCTCTTTCAATTGCTCCACACTTGGGAAATTTGGCGTTACAAGCTCAGTTTCCGGCTTGTAAATGTATGCCATTGGATAGCCTCTTTCTATGAATGTGGGCTCGTCCAGGTTGTTGTAGCGGAGTTGTACAGACCAGCGGATGTTGTTGGTAATGTTGTTGCCGGATTGATGGATCAGGAACGCAGAGAAGACGAGAATGTCGCCGACTTTGAATTCGGTTTGAACAAAATCCTCTTCTTTTAATGATGACGTTATTCCGCCCTGGTAACCTGATGTGGTTGATTCCTGTAAACCGATTTTGTGGCTGCCTGGAATTACTTGCAAAGCGCCGATATCCGCGCCGGCGTCAACCATTGGGAACCAGATTACGGTGCTGTCCAGCGAGCCCTGGCCTGTGCGCCAGTCCTGGTGCGCGTCCAGTTTCCAGTGTTTGCTGCCGTCTTTTGACAAGAAACGGCTGTTAAACTGCATTGCGGCTCTCGCGCCGATGATCGGGCTGGAAAGACCTACTTGTTTTAGGATGTCTTCAATTTTTGGATCAAGTCCCAGTTTGTGCAGCGAAAATGTATGCTGAACCGTTTTTCCTGTGTTCACAAACGCATTGAAGTCTTTTTCAAAAAACTCAAACATTGCATTCTCAAACTCGTCGCGGTTGTCGATATCCGGCGTTTTACCGGTGACATGCTTGATTTGGGTTGCGAATATTTTTCTTGCGTCCGTATAGATGTTATTGACAACGTCTTTGTCCAAAAAATCTCTTAAAAGGACATAGCCGTCATTGTTGAATTGTTCCTGCAGTGTGCTCATTTGTATGACACTTTATGTGGTTTGAAAAAAATTGAGAACCTAATCAGTCAGAT
It includes:
- a CDS encoding GH3 auxin-responsive promoter family protein, coding for MGIRALLSEPLARYIVQQQQDWISRSVEVQEKWRKDLVKKALHTQFGKDHFFKDINSYSDFREAVPVHDYEDLHIYIDKVKNGEEDILWPGKPLYFAKTSGTTSGTKYIPISRDSISNHIDSARNAILTYIAETKKAQFLDKKLIFLSGSPVLTETGGVLTGRLSGISNHHVPGYLKSNQMPSYETNCIEDWETKLDKIIDETLDQPMSLISGIPPWVQMYFDKITERTGKKIKDVFPDFSLFIYGGVNFEPYRAKLFESIGKRIDSIELYPASEGFFAYQNSQQDDGLLLLLDTGIFYEFIPVENFFDEKPKRLSIGEVEIGQNYAVIVNNNAGLWGYSLGDTVRFVSLNPYKILVTGRIKHFISAFGEHVIGEEIEKALRYAMERHPEVEVIEFTVAPMVNSENGGLPYHEWLVEFAVEPNNKEQFVADIDRRLTELNIYYKDLIKGSILKTLELVPLRKNSFIDFMRANGKLGGQNKVPRLANDRKIADELININRQ
- a CDS encoding 1-deoxy-D-xylulose-5-phosphate reductoisomerase codes for the protein MKKNIAILGSTGSIGTQALEVIEANPEIFSVTVLTAQDNADLLIEQAVKFLPKEVVIGNKKLLEKVKSALSAYHIKVYSGIEALVSVVETDDIDTVLTAMVGYAGLLPTIHAIKAGKDIALANKETLVVAGELITGLAKQYGVNIYPVDSEHSAIFQCLVGEEANKIEKIILTASGGPFRGKDRAYLANVTKEQALKHPNWSMGAKITIDSATLMNKGLEVIEAKWLFDLEASQIDVIVHPQSIIHSLVQFEDGSIKAQMGLPDMKLPIQYALRYPARLKSAFPRFNFTDYPSLTFEKPDLDTFRNLAIAYEVLEKGGNAACIINAANEIAVEAFLRGKIGFLEISDLIIESLAKISYISTPTYSDYVQTNEATRRFASELIQVKV
- a CDS encoding glycosyltransferase family 2 protein, producing MKLSVVIPAYNEEESITHTLTSLHQTLNKYNIPHEICVTNDNSKDGTLRVLDELSLQIPTLVYYTNPGPNGFGYAVRYGLERFKGDCVAVFMADMSDDPEDLVKYYYKMLDGDYDCVFGSRWEKGGKVVDYPALKKVINRVANFIVKMVMGIKYNDTTNAFKLYKRETIDGIKPFLAPHFNLTIELPLKAMVRGYNYAVVPNSWTNRKYGESKLKIKEMGSRYFFILMYCLIEKYFSQGDFMKKSTAPKKEVSR
- a CDS encoding glycosyltransferase family 2 protein, with the protein product MKLSVCVPAFNHENYIKQMLDGALMQVTNFDFEIVIGDDASTDATPAIIREYQEKNPGTIRAFLHSENQGPKEPREFAGRNNVLQLLKACKGEYVAMCEGDDYWTDPLKLQKQVDFLDANPEFAISHHNVLVTYEDGSPEHFFNAPDQKLVSTIEDILEDKWFMATASWVYRNHFLQNDFADWHAKAAAGDWAVIIQLAAQGKIGYFPEPMGVYRKHSAGLSNVHSNTNQKFWQNRRDMFENVNRWLDHKYDPIVSKTLARYDEQLSLFEKIGS
- a CDS encoding phytanoyl-CoA dioxygenase family protein, encoding MSTLQEQFNNDGYVLLRDFLDKDVVNNIYTDARKIFATQIKHVTGKTPDIDNRDEFENAMFEFFEKDFNAFVNTGKTVQHTFSLHKLGLDPKIEDILKQVGLSSPIIGARAAMQFNSRFLSKDGSKHWKLDAHQDWRTGQGSLDSTVIWFPMVDAGADIGALQVIPGSHKIGLQESTTSGYQGGITSSLKEEDFVQTEFKVGDILVFSAFLIHQSGNNITNNIRWSVQLRYNNLDEPTFIERGYPMAYIYKPETELVTPNFPSVEQLKEVFS